A stretch of DNA from Allomeiothermus silvanus DSM 9946:
AGGCAACTCAGGAGGATTCGATGCGCCGCTTCTTGCGTGGTCTCGGACGTTTTCTTGGAATATTGCTCGGCTTGCTGGTGGTGGCGGGGGTGGTGGGTTTTTTCTGGCTGCGCGGTGCCACCCTGGCCCAGCACGACGGGCGCTTGGCCCTAGGGGGGCTCTCGGCCCCGGTGGAGGTGCTGCGCGAGCCGCGCGGGGTGGTGCACATCAAGGCCGAGAACACCCACGATATGTTCTTCGCGCTGGGGGTAGTGCATGCCCAAGAGCGCCTGTGGCAGATGGAGTTCCAGCGGCGGGTGGGGGCCGGGCGGCTTTCGGAGGTGCTAGGGAAGGCTACCTTGGAGCAGGACAAATTCCTGCGCACCTGGGGGTTTTACCGCTCTGCTGAGCGGGCGTACCAAGGGATCTCGCCCCAGGCCAAGGCCGCAGTGGATGCGTATGTGGCTGGGGTCAACGCCTACCTCGCCACCAACCCTCCCTTGCCCCTCGAGTTCCGCCTTTTAGGGTTTCGCCCCGAGCCCTGGAAGTCCGCCGACGTGATGGTCTGGGCCAAGATGATGGCCTACGACCTCTCGGGGAACTGGCGCAGCGAACTCCAGCGCTACGCCTGGGCTGCTCAGGGGATGAGCCCCGAACGTATGGCCCAGCTTCGCCCGCCCTACCCCGAGGATGCCCCTACCGTGTTGCAATCGGAAGACCTCAAGTTGCCGCCCCCGGCCCCGGGGGAGAGCCAACCGGCCCGTACCCTGCTCGCCTTGGCCCATTCCTTGCCCAACAATCTGGTGCTCGCGGGCGACGACAAAGCCCGGGCTTCCAACAACTGGGTGATCTCCGGCTCGCGCACCACCACCGGCAAACCCCTGCTCGCCAACGACCCGCACCTGGGGCTGGGGGTGCCCTCGGTCTGGTTTTTGGTGGACCTCGAGGCCCCCGGCTACCGCGCAATAGGCTCGAGCTTCCCCGGATTGCCCGCGGTGGTGATCGGGCGCAACGACCGCATCGGCTGGGGCGTGACCACCGTCGGGGCCGATGTGCAAGACCTCTACATCCTGGACCAAGTCAGCGGTGGCTACCGCTACCAGGGGGGGATCGAACCCTTCCAAACCCGTACCGAGACCATCAAGGTCAAGGGCCAGCCCGACGTGCGGATTACCGTGCGCGAAAGCCGCTACGGCCCGGTGATCAGCGATGTGGTCAAGTCCGCCGGGAGCAAGCCTTTGGCCTTGCGCTGGACCGCTCTGGACCCCGAGGACAAGACCATCGAGGCTTTCCTAGGCCTCGCCGAGGCCAAAAATTGGGCCGAGTTCAAAGCGGCCCTCAGCCACTACAACGCCCCTAGCCAGAACTTTGTCTACGCCGACGTAGACGGCAACATCGCTTACATGGCCCCGGGCAAGTTTCCCATCCGCAAACCTGGGCATTCGGGCCTTATGCCGGTTCCGGGCGACGGAAACTGGGACTGGCAGGGCTATCTTCCCCAGGAGGAATGGCCCCAGGTGTATAACCCCAAGGAGGGATTTATCGTCACCGCCAACAACAAGGTCACCGCTCCGGGGTACCCGCACACCATCAGCCTGGAGTGGGAGGAGCCTTACCGGGCCGAGCGGATCCGCCAGATGATCCTCGCCAAGGACAAGCTCTCCCCAGAGGACATGATCGCCATGCAAAAGGACCTAAAGAGTCTGCTCTATGACGCCTTCAAGCCGGTCTTGGAAACCCTTACCCCCTTGAGCGAGGCGGCGGGAGAGTGGAAAGCCAAGCTGCTGGCCTGGGACGGGGTGGCGCGCCCCGAGCAGCAAGAACCTTCGGTATTTGAGGCTTGGTACACCGAACTCACCCGATTGCCCAAGAAAGAAGTCGGGCAGGAGTTTTGGGAAGAGCCGCGCTACATCCTCTCTGCCCTAAAGAGCAACGACCCCAACTGTGACCAGCCCGAGACCACGTTCGCCGAAAGCTGCGCCGACTTCGCCGCTTTGGCCCTCGAGCGGGCCCTCAAACGCCTGGGGGAGCCAGTGCCGCGTTGGGGTGACCTGCACCAGGCCACTTTCAAACACCCGGTACTCACCAATGTGGCCCCGCTGCGCCGGTTTGTAGACCGGGCGGTTCCCCACGGCGGCGATCGCTACACCGTAAATAGGGGTGCTTACGACCCGGCCAACTTCCACATGACGGTGGGCTCGTCGTACCGACAGATCCTGGACTTCTCCGACCTCGAGCGCTCGCTATACATCCACCCCATGGGCCAGTCGGGTTCGCCCCTCTCGGGCGATTTCGCCAACCTGCTTCCCCTGTGGCAGCGCGGCGAGTACCTGGCCATGAAAACCCAAGACTATCCGGTGCAAAGCCGCCAACGGCTCGAGCCGCTGCGGTAGCGTGGCAGTGGGATAGGAGGCACTCCAGCTTTTCCTGTATCTCATGGGCGAGAAGTAATCTGCGGTCATGCTGGCGATTGAGGCCTCGGGGTTGCGCAAGGTGTACCGGGGCAAGGCGGCGGTCGAGCACCTCTCGCTCGAGGTTGCCCCAGGCGAGGTTTTCGGATTCTTAGGACCCAACGGGGCGGGGAAGACCACCACCGTCAAGATGCTCCTGGGATTGGTTCACCCGACCTCGGGGATCGCGCGAATCCTGGGCAAGCCGCTGGGTGACCTGGAAACCAAGGCCAAGATCGGCTTTCTGCCCGAGCTCTTCCGCTTCCACGACTGGATGACCGGGAAGGAATTCCTACGCTTTCACGGGCGGCTATACGGGATGGATGGGGGCGACCTCGAGCGCCGTATCCCCGAAGTCTTAGAACTCGTGGGCTTACTGGGCCGCGAGAACGAGCGGATCCGTGGTTACTCCAAGGGGATGCAGCAGCGGATTGGGCTGGCCCAGGCCATCCTCAACCGGCCCCGGCTGGTCTTCCTTGACGAGCCGACCTCCGCCTTGGATCCCATCGGACGGCGGGAGGTGCGCGAGATCATCCATCACCTCAAGGAGCAAGGCACCACGGTGTTTCTCAACTCCCACCTCTTGTCAGAGGTCGAACTGACCTGTGACCGGGTGGCCATCGTCAACAAGGGCCAGGTAGTGCGGAGTGGAACCCTGGACGAACTCCTCAACGCTCGGCTCGAGGTCGAAATCCGGCTCGATGTGCTCAGCTCGGAACTGCTGACGCAGCTCTCGGCCATTGGCAGGCTGGTACGCACCGTCGGGCCCACGGTGTACCTGGAAATCCCCGCTGAGGAAACCCTGCCTAAAATCGCCGAAGCAGTGGTGCGCTCGGGGGCGCGCCTATACGCCCTCAAGCCCGAGCGGATGAGCTTGGAGGACCTCTTCGTCCAACTTGTCGAGGGAGGGGTTGGGTGAGCAAGGTATTGCTGATGGCTCGGATCACGTGGCAGGAGGCCTGGAGCCGCCGGTTGGTGCTGGCGATTCTGCTCCTGACGGTGGGCTTTTTGGGCTTTTACCTGCTGGGGGTTCAGTTCCTGGATGAGCGGCTTCGCTCGCGCGCCGCCGAGCTAGGCCGCAGCGATGACCTCGAGGGCTTTCTCATCGCTCGCGCCACCGTAGAAACGCTGGGGATGTACATCGTCAATTTCCTGGGGAATCTGCTGGCGGTGTTGGTTGCGCTCTCCACGATCAGCGGCGAGATCGACTCGGGGACGCTCCAATCCATCCTGACCAAGCCGATCCGCCGCTACCAGGTGGTGCTGGGGAAATGGTTGGGCTTCGCCGCGCTGGTGGCGCTCTTCGTGACCCTGATCTCCTCGGGTTTGCTGGTTGGCGTGAAGACCCTCACTGGCTATCTGCCGCCCTCTCCGCTGGAGGTGGTAGCGCTGATGAACTTGGGTGCCCAGCTTCTCCTGGCCGTGACCATCTTGGGCGGGACGTTGTTCTCCACGCTCACCAACGGGGTGGTGCTCTTCACCCTGTACGGCCTGTCGGTAGCGGGGGGGATCGTTGGCTCGATTGGACAACTCTTCCGGGTGCCCCTGCTCGAGACCCTGAATGCGGTGAGTATCGCTATTCTGCCCAGCGATGCAATCTGGCGGGGGGCTTCTTACTACCTACAACCTGTCCAACTGCTCAACGCTTTTTCTGAGGCGGGGGCTCGGGGGAACCCTTTCGTGAGCACCGCCCCACCAGACCCCATCGTGCTGCTGTGGACCGGGGTGTATCTGCTCCTGGCGCTTTTGCTCGGGGTAGGGGTGTTCAACCGCCGCGATCTGTAGGAAGAACGCACCGTAAGCCTGTCGTGGGCGGGTAGGGATGAGGGGTCCCTGATCCCTACTTGACAGTACCTCACTTGACAGTACCTCGCCATCACCCTAGTGTATTAGATAGCTAGTACACTAGGTAGGAGGATAAAGGATGCAGGTATTGGAACCGAAAATCCAGACGAGCCCGGCGCCGCCGGTGCTCCGGGTGAGGAGCCTGAGCAAGCGCTTTGGAAACGTGAGTGCGGTAGAGCGGGTGGACCTCGAGGTACACCGAGGTGAAATCTTCGGATTCTTAGGCCCCAACGGGGCGGGGAAGACCACCACCCTAGGCATGATCCTGGGGCTGGTCCGACCTACTGCCGGGGATATCGAGGTGCTAGGCCAGCGGGTGGGCTCCGGTCGGACCACCGTGCTGCGCAAGGTGGGGGCTTTGCTGGGGGCTCCGGCCCTTTACCCTCACCTCTCGGGGAGGACCCACCTCGAGCTGCTGGCCCGGCTCCAGGGTGGGGTTAGTCCGGGCCGGATCGTTGAGGTGCTCGAGTGGGTCGGACTGAGTAAAGCCGCTCATCGCCTGGCTGGGACCTACTCCACTGGGATGAAACAGCGGCTGGGCATCGCCATGGCCCTCTTGGGTGAGCCCGAACTGCTGATCCTCGACGAGCCCACTAGTGGCATGGACCCCGCGGGCATGAAGGAGACCCGCGAGCTGATGAAGAGCCTGGCCGCCTCGGGCATCACCCTGATCTTCTCCTCGCACCTGCTGCACGAAGTCGAGGCGGTTTGCGACCGCATCGCGGTGATCCACAGGGGCCGCTTAGTGGCCCAGGGCGCGGTGCAGGAACTCTTGTCGAAGGGCGAAGGAGTGCGGGTCAAAGTGGATGCCCCAGAGGAGGCCGCCCTGATCCTCTCCGGGCTAGCCAGGCGAACCGAGATAGTGGGGGATTATCTGGAAGTCTTCGGCCTGGACGTCAAAGAAATCGTGCGACAACTGGTAGCGGCAGGCTTCGTGCCGAGCGAGGTGCTGCCATTACGGAGTGACCTGGAGGAGCTTTTCCTCGAGCTAACCCGAGAAGGAGAGGGGCGATGAGCGGAATTTTCGCAGTGGAGGCCCGCAAGGCCTTTAGGCGGCGGGGAGCCTGGTTGCTCCTGCTGTTCGCGGCGGTGCTGGTGGGGTTGGTGCAGTTCTTCGTGCTGCGCGAGCAGGCCCCGGCCCGGCACTACGCCCTGACGCTGGTGATGAGCGCCCAGATGGCCCAGAACCTGGGGCTCTTCGCGGCGGCCATCCTGGGGGCCTGGACGGCCCAGGAGTACGGCTGGCGCACCCTGGCCCTACTGTTTTCGAGGGGAACTGGGCGCTTGGACTGGCTGCTGGCTCGCTGGGTTTCCTCCTTGGGGTCGCTGGCGCTGGTAATGGCGATGCCCGTGGTGTTGGGCCTGACCATTCTCAGCCTCTACCACGGGAGCCTCCCGGCCCAGCTTCAGGGGAACGGCCTAAGGCTGCTCGAGAACTTTTTGCAGCTCTTCCTCACCGTGCTGCCCTACCTCAGCCTGGCCCTCTTCGTGGCGGTGGCGGCGCGCTCGGTGGCGGCGACCTTGAGCGGGGTGCTAGGCTTTGCGCTGGTGCTCGAGGCAGCCATCAACCAGCTCTGGCCCCACATTGGCCAGTACCTTCCCGCTGCGCTGGGCAAAGCCTGGCTGGCACACCCGGCCCTGAACGCCGAACTGGGCGGGTTGTTGATCTACACGCTGGGCTTCTTGGCCCTGGCCGGGATGGTCCTGAAGCGCCAAGACCTGGGGGGATAGAGGGTGAGCGATGTGTGGGATATCGATGCCGAGGCCGGGCCCATCTACGCCCAGATTGTGCGGGGGGTGGAACGCATGCTAGCCAGTGGAAAGATGAAACCAGGGGACAAGCTCCCCTCGGCGCGTGAACTGGCCGCCGAACTCAAGGTCAACCCTAATACGGTTATTCACGCCTTCAGTCAGCTCGAGATCGCCGGGGTCACCGAGACCCGGCGGGGCTTGGGTACCTTTATCCGCGAGGATGTTAAGGTCGAAGGGATGCGGCTACGCCTCTTGCGCGAGGCGGCGGAGCGATTTTTACATGAGGTGCGGGCTATCGGCCTCTCGGTGGAGGACGCTAAGAAGGCCATCTCGGAGGTGGGCGATGGCAAGTGAGGTGCTGGCTAGGTTCGAGGGGGTCAGCAAGCGCTACGGGGTCCGCGAGGGGCTACACGGGTTTTCCCTCGAGCTTCCCCAGGGCCAAGCGGTGGGGCTGCTGGGTCTGAACGGGGCCGGGAAGACTACTGCCCTGAAGCTTTTGGCTGGGCTCTTGGTCCCGACTGCCGGACGGGTGGAGGTACTCGGCCAGCGGCCTCGCGAGGCTCGAGCCCATATCGCCTTCCTCGCTGAATCAGACGGGCTCTATCCCTGGCTGACCCCGGCCGACGGCGAGCGGATGATGAAGGGCCTCTACCCCGACTTTCGCCCGGGGCGCTACAAGGAGCTGCTGGCTTTTTTGGAGGTTCCAGCTAGGCCGATTAAGACCCTCTCCAAGGGGCAACAGGGGCGGCTACGGCTGGCCCTGGCCCTAGCCCGTGAAGCCAAGCTCTACCTGCTGGATGAACCCTTGGCAGGCATAGACCTCATC
This window harbors:
- a CDS encoding penicillin acylase family protein — protein: MRRFLRGLGRFLGILLGLLVVAGVVGFFWLRGATLAQHDGRLALGGLSAPVEVLREPRGVVHIKAENTHDMFFALGVVHAQERLWQMEFQRRVGAGRLSEVLGKATLEQDKFLRTWGFYRSAERAYQGISPQAKAAVDAYVAGVNAYLATNPPLPLEFRLLGFRPEPWKSADVMVWAKMMAYDLSGNWRSELQRYAWAAQGMSPERMAQLRPPYPEDAPTVLQSEDLKLPPPAPGESQPARTLLALAHSLPNNLVLAGDDKARASNNWVISGSRTTTGKPLLANDPHLGLGVPSVWFLVDLEAPGYRAIGSSFPGLPAVVIGRNDRIGWGVTTVGADVQDLYILDQVSGGYRYQGGIEPFQTRTETIKVKGQPDVRITVRESRYGPVISDVVKSAGSKPLALRWTALDPEDKTIEAFLGLAEAKNWAEFKAALSHYNAPSQNFVYADVDGNIAYMAPGKFPIRKPGHSGLMPVPGDGNWDWQGYLPQEEWPQVYNPKEGFIVTANNKVTAPGYPHTISLEWEEPYRAERIRQMILAKDKLSPEDMIAMQKDLKSLLYDAFKPVLETLTPLSEAAGEWKAKLLAWDGVARPEQQEPSVFEAWYTELTRLPKKEVGQEFWEEPRYILSALKSNDPNCDQPETTFAESCADFAALALERALKRLGEPVPRWGDLHQATFKHPVLTNVAPLRRFVDRAVPHGGDRYTVNRGAYDPANFHMTVGSSYRQILDFSDLERSLYIHPMGQSGSPLSGDFANLLPLWQRGEYLAMKTQDYPVQSRQRLEPLR
- a CDS encoding ABC transporter ATP-binding protein; protein product: MLAIEASGLRKVYRGKAAVEHLSLEVAPGEVFGFLGPNGAGKTTTVKMLLGLVHPTSGIARILGKPLGDLETKAKIGFLPELFRFHDWMTGKEFLRFHGRLYGMDGGDLERRIPEVLELVGLLGRENERIRGYSKGMQQRIGLAQAILNRPRLVFLDEPTSALDPIGRREVREIIHHLKEQGTTVFLNSHLLSEVELTCDRVAIVNKGQVVRSGTLDELLNARLEVEIRLDVLSSELLTQLSAIGRLVRTVGPTVYLEIPAEETLPKIAEAVVRSGARLYALKPERMSLEDLFVQLVEGGVG
- a CDS encoding ABC transporter permease, which produces MSKVLLMARITWQEAWSRRLVLAILLLTVGFLGFYLLGVQFLDERLRSRAAELGRSDDLEGFLIARATVETLGMYIVNFLGNLLAVLVALSTISGEIDSGTLQSILTKPIRRYQVVLGKWLGFAALVALFVTLISSGLLVGVKTLTGYLPPSPLEVVALMNLGAQLLLAVTILGGTLFSTLTNGVVLFTLYGLSVAGGIVGSIGQLFRVPLLETLNAVSIAILPSDAIWRGASYYLQPVQLLNAFSEAGARGNPFVSTAPPDPIVLLWTGVYLLLALLLGVGVFNRRDL
- a CDS encoding ABC transporter ATP-binding protein; the encoded protein is MQVLEPKIQTSPAPPVLRVRSLSKRFGNVSAVERVDLEVHRGEIFGFLGPNGAGKTTTLGMILGLVRPTAGDIEVLGQRVGSGRTTVLRKVGALLGAPALYPHLSGRTHLELLARLQGGVSPGRIVEVLEWVGLSKAAHRLAGTYSTGMKQRLGIAMALLGEPELLILDEPTSGMDPAGMKETRELMKSLAASGITLIFSSHLLHEVEAVCDRIAVIHRGRLVAQGAVQELLSKGEGVRVKVDAPEEAALILSGLARRTEIVGDYLEVFGLDVKEIVRQLVAAGFVPSEVLPLRSDLEELFLELTREGEGR
- a CDS encoding GntR family transcriptional regulator, yielding MSDVWDIDAEAGPIYAQIVRGVERMLASGKMKPGDKLPSARELAAELKVNPNTVIHAFSQLEIAGVTETRRGLGTFIREDVKVEGMRLRLLREAAERFLHEVRAIGLSVEDAKKAISEVGDGK
- a CDS encoding ABC transporter ATP-binding protein, with the protein product MASEVLARFEGVSKRYGVREGLHGFSLELPQGQAVGLLGLNGAGKTTALKLLAGLLVPTAGRVEVLGQRPREARAHIAFLAESDGLYPWLTPADGERMMKGLYPDFRPGRYKELLAFLEVPARPIKTLSKGQQGRLRLALALAREAKLYLLDEPLAGIDLISRDRILRALVQEWRAEATVVLSTHEVAEAEGIFDRAVFLKEGKLILDAQAEDLRSQGKSVVDMFKEVLA